DNA from Desulfobaccales bacterium:
CCCAAACCCCTCCCCCAACCCCATAAAGGGGGTGGGGAGGGGAGGTTGAGGGGAGGGCGGGGGAGCCGCTGCTCCCCCGGCCCTCCCCTCAAAGAAGCCATGACTCTCATCGTTCATTTCGAGAAGTGCACGCTGTGTGGTGCCTGTGTGGATGCCTGTCCCTTCGGGGTGCTTTCCCTGGAGGGGGAGAGGCTTGTCGTCGGCGAGGGCTGCACGCTGTGCGGCGCCTGTGTGGAGGTCTGTGAGGCCGGAGCTTTGGCCCTGCCGGAGGCGGAGGGGCCTGCTCCCCGGCCGGAGGTGCCCCCGGACGGCATCTGGGTCTTTGCAGAGCAGCGCCATGGGCGCTTGGCCCCCGTGGCGTTGGAGCTTTTGGGGGAGGCCCGGCGGCTGGCCGGGGAGCTGGCGGTGCCGGTGGCGGCGGTGCTGTTGGGCGAGCGGGTGGCCGATCTCGCCCCGGAGCTCTTCCGGGCCGGGGCCGACAAGGTGTATGTGGCGGAGCATCCGGCTCTGGCCGAGTTTGTGGAGGGGCCTTTCACAATGGCGTTGGCCGAGATCGCGGCCCGGTTTCGGCCGGAGATCCTGCTGGCCGGCGCCACCTATGTGGGCCGGGCCTTCATCCCCCAGGTGGCTGCGGCCCTGAAGACCGGCCTCACCGCGGATTGCACCGCCTTTGCCATTGACCGGGAGAGGCGCCTGCTGTTGCAGACCCGGCCGGCCTTCGGCGGCAACATCATGGCCACCATCATCACGCCTCGCACCTACCCCCAGATGGCCACGGCCCGGCCCGGGGTCTTCAAACGCCTGGCAGAGCCTTATGCCGCCGAGGGCCAGGTGGTCTCGGTGGAGCTCACCTCCCTTAAGGAGCCGGGGCCCTCCACCTTCGTGGGCACGGTGGAGGAGGTGCGGGAGCGCCTGCCCCTGTCCGAGGCCGAGGTCATCGTGGCCGGCGGCCGGGGCCTCAAGGAGGCCAAGCATTTCCGCATGCTGGAGGAGCTGGCGGAGCTTTTAGGCGGC
Protein-coding regions in this window:
- a CDS encoding FAD-binding protein — encoded protein: MTLIVHFEKCTLCGACVDACPFGVLSLEGERLVVGEGCTLCGACVEVCEAGALALPEAEGPAPRPEVPPDGIWVFAEQRHGRLAPVALELLGEARRLAGELAVPVAAVLLGERVADLAPELFRAGADKVYVAEHPALAEFVEGPFTMALAEIAARFRPEILLAGATYVGRAFIPQVAAALKTGLTADCTAFAIDRERRLLLQTRPAFGGNIMATIITPRTYPQMATARPGVFKRLAEPYAAEGQVVSVELTSLKEPGPSTFVGTVEEVRERLPLSEAEVIVAGGRGLKEAKHFRMLEELAELLGGAVGATRAAVDAGWIPYAHQIGQTGKTVAPKLYIAVGISGAIQHLAGIQSSDFIVAINKDPDAPIFKIADIGLVGDLFEIVPALIAAIRRDRE